GTTCTCTATGTTCATCAATAATTTTATCAAGATGTAAAATAGTATCTGAATTATTTTTTGTTTTAACTTGACTATCTTTATTATTATTTTTAATAAATATTTTTCCCTGTTTTTTATCTGCTTTTTTTTCGCTAATATCTTCCGTAATAGTTATATTTAATTCACTAACTAACTTCTCTATTTCTTGATAATTAAAATTTGTGTGTATTTCAATATAATCTCGCAAATCTTCATGGGCTAAAACCCCTATAATATCACTATTATCGTTAATAATTGCTAAATAATCACTTCCCGAAGAAATAAATTTATAAAGAACAATAAAAAGATTTGTTAATTCTGATTTTTTGATAGAAACAATGGGTAATAAATCGAGATTTTCTGCTTTTAAACTATCATTATCTTCTGAATCTTGAGTATATTTAGATAAATTTTTCCTCGCTAAAATTCCTAAATACTTACGACAGGAGGAAGATTCTTTTTCTTCCTTTTGAACAATAAAAAAGATACTATTATGAGGATGCTCTTCACTCAAAGAAAGTACACGAGAAAAGGATTCATCAGCGGAGATAAATGTGACCGGAAAATATGGTGGTTGGTACTCTAGGGAAAAAGAAAAAGAGGACATGGTCACATCATTATTACTAAGATAGACTCAAAACCAAAGCTCACACATAATAACCATAAATAATCGAAATTAATTGGCTTTTTGGAACTTTTCATCCTCAATTATGACACATATTTTTGGCTCTATTACTTCTCGTTATATAAATTATTAGTGGCTCTATTACTTCTCGTTGTGATAAATTGTTAGTTGAAAAAAGGAAAAGGGGAAACCCCTCTGTATCTCCCCTTTAAAGGGGAGAATGGGGGATTTTAAAACTTAAATTTTATCAATTTTTTATTTTTGTTCAACTGAAACCCTCTTCAAATAACGGTTTGAGATACTATTTATTATCAATTTGCCATAATTACTGTAGAAGAGCCTTATTAGTTTAGGTGGCAGATTTGGGCAAGGGGTAAGGATGAATAAATTTCTAGTTTATTCTTCAGGTTCAATTAACGATCGATACTCTTGTACAGAAAGTGTATTTTCTAGTTCATCGTCAGGGTTATCCAGTCTAACTTTGATTAGCCATCCTTCTCCGTAAGGATCATCTGCGATCGCTTCTGGAGATTCAATTAACATATCATTACGATCTATTACTGTACCTGCTACGGGGGCATAAATTTCAGAAACGGCTTTAACTGATTCAATTGTACCTATATTATCTTCAACTTCGATCGCATCTCCTAATTCGGGCAATTCTAGGAAAACAATATCTCCCAACTCCTCAATAGCAAACGCTGTAATACCGATGGTGGCAATTTCTCCGTCAAGACGCACATATTCATGAGAATCGAGGTATCTTAAATCTTCTGGATATTCTAAGGTCATACTTGATAATTTTATTGAGTAATTAAATTAAAGGTATATAGTTTCATTATTGATGAAAATTGAACAATGTCAAGATAATTAAGAATTAATAATTTGGATTTGCTTAAAGAGTTTTTGATTGGGTAGGTTTCGGGTGTTAGGTATCAGGTATCAGGTGAAATGTTTATAAATTGAAATGTTTAATCTAAGGGAAATTTTTTGTCAATAGACATTTGCAAGAAGTTTGCTAAAAGAGTTAATAGTGATGATTTCGTTATGATAATTGATTTTTTTTAAACTAGATTGATGTCTAATACAATTAATAAACTTAGTAAAAAATAGCTATAAAAGAAAAACAATAATTAGGAAAAAATAAAAGAAAAGCTAACTTTTTAACAATGAAATATTAGGTTTAATAAATACCTAAAAATAATTAATGAATAATAAATTTCGCTTAATCTTTGTTCGTTTTAACTCCCAAATCAGAACTACGAACTCCTAACTCTTGTAGAGAATGGGAAACTTTCCAACTATGACCATATCTTAAAGCTAAACCAAAACCAAGTCCTCCGAAGCTAAAAATAATAGTAGTTGACAATATTAAATACTTAAAAATAGTCAAATATTTTTGTGATTGGGAGTAATTATTATTCTTTTTTTCTACCTTATTCTTGTTTGATTTTCGAGCATTATTAATTAACTCTAAATTAGGAGAAACTGATTTCTGACGAGAAGATATGGCAATTTTGTTGGTGATTTTCCCTATAGTCATTTTTTTACACTCACTCACTAAAATTTTGCTTTTACCGAACTAAATTTATCTGCATTTTTGATTAAACAAAAGACAAAAAATTTAATTATTAATTCCTAATTCCTAATTGTTCATAGGGTAATTCTTGAGAACAAAGTTTTCAGCTTCCCTTTGATTTTTTATTTTGCCATCTAAATATAAAGCCAGTACTTTATTTAAAATTTCTTTATATAGTTTACTTGGCTTATAACCTAGTTTTTGTAAATCTTTACCATCTAAAGGAGATTTTACTTTACTCCAGTGCATTAAATAATTCCAAATAGTACGTCTAATTGGTTTACTATTTTTAACGGCAATGAGTAAAAGGGTAATAGATTGATAATTTGCTAAAAATTCTACCTTTTCGCTTATATTTTGACAAGTGGGTAGATAATGTTTTATTTTTTCGTTATTTTCACTTAAATGAGACAATCTTTGAATACTCTCTTTCGGTAACTCTAAGTTATTGGCGACGATTACTCCTTCTGGAAAACTAGAGAGGATGATTTCTAAGCGCAATAACCATGAAGATACGGAAGGATTATAACTATCTGCATGATAATACTTTAGCCAACGATCTAAACAACGTATTTGCCACCACAAATTTGGGGTAATTTGACAATTACGATGAAGACAACGCAAAGCCCCTACTTCTTGTAATAGTTTTAAGGCGGGTTGCCAGTATTGTGCCTGAAGAATGTAAGTTAATTCGGCTTTGAGACGGGTTGTTAGGGCAGGGATAGAATTTTTTTCTAAGGATACTCTTTCAAATACACCACTATTGACGGCATAATCAATATATTCTCTGGTTTGGGTTTCAATGTCGAAATTTAACCTTACCGCAAAACGCACCGCTCGATAAATTCTGGTAGGATCTTCTATAAAGCTATTCGGATGTAATACTCTAATAAAGTGCGATCGCACATCTTCCACACCACCGAAAAAATCTAATAATTCCCCTTGATGGGGTTGAGTCAAACGCACTGCCAAAGCATTGATAGTAAAATCTCGACGGTATAAATCTTGGCGAATTGAGCTTGATTCTACTTCAGGATTAGCCGCAGGATAAGGATAAAACTCCGTGCGCGCGGTGGCAATATCTAACCATAATGAGCCTAATTGGGGGTCTTTATGCCATAATAGAGCGGCAGTCTGGAATTGTCCATGAATACTGAGACGGCTTTGAGGGTAGATAGCTTGTAAGGCTTCGGCTAATTTCACCCCTGCTTCGGGAGTAGTTGCCCGATGAAAACCATCCACCACTAAATCAATATCCTGTAAATTGAGAGTGGTATGGTTATCCGTTAACAATAAATCTCTCACTCCTCCTCCCACTAAATATAAATGCCATCCCTGTTGTTGGGCATAAGTTGCCGTTTGTTGTAACAATTTCCAGATAGGAGGGTGTAATTTTTTCTCTAAAGAAGGCAATAAGCAAGAGACAAGAGGAAGATTATTACTAGAATTGGGATGAGAATTAAGCCTAGCCGAGTGCAGATGCCGTAAAACGTCCGTGCGCGTCACAATACCTATTAACTGCCCATTTTCCATCACAGGCAACCTACCAATATCATTTTTAACCATCAATTCCTCTATCTCAGATAAAGCAGTTTCAGGATTAATTACCTGCACATTTTTCGTCATATAACCCTTAACAGGGGCATGGGAAAAACCATGATGTAGAGCTAAATCAATGTCACGGCGAGAAATAACCCCCACTAATTCTTTTTCCTTATTAACTACTACTAAACCAGAATGTCCATAACGCAGTAAGATTCTTTGGGCTTCCTCAATGGTGGTATAGGGGCGAATGGTACGCACAGGATAAGCCATTAAATCCCTTGCGGTGAGAGGAGAAGGTATCTGATTTTCAATTTGTGTCAGTAATTGTTCAATAATATCGTGGGGATTTGGACAACGTAAAGTAAAGGATGCGGCGCTACTATGGCCTCCCCCTGTAAAAGCAGTAAATATTTGAGCTAAATTAACGGATTCTAAGCTACTCCTGCCAATAATAGTTAGTTTTCCTTGTTTTTGTTTCTCCACATTATGCCCATAATAGTGGCCAAATAGTAAAACATCGGTTTCTACTAAATCAATAATGCGACTGGTGAGGTTTGATAAACCGGGGATAAAGTGGGGAGTTTCTACTAATAACCAACTGATAGTATAACCATTAACTGTTAAGGATTGGATACTTTTGAGGGCATGGGGTAACAGTTTTCTTAAAGCAGGGGCAAGACTAGGCTCAACATATTCCCCTAATGTGCGAATATTGACATCTTGAGTCATCAACCAAGCTAAAGCTAGAGCATCTCTGGGGGTAGTTTGTTCAAAAGTCAATGAACCCGTATCCACATGAATACCTAATGCCATTGCTGTGGCTTCTACTGAATTTAAACCAATAGATTTTTGTTGCAAAAGTTCACAAATAATTGTGGAACAAGATCCGACTTTTTCTATATACTTAAGGAAATTATCCGCACTAATCTGTCCATTTTCCTCGTGGTGGTCATAAATCGTCACAGATTTCACATTATCTAATTCTAACCATTCTACTGCTTTACCGATGCGATCGCGCCTTTGAGTATCCACTATGAAAAGATGACGAATTAAAGCAGGATTAACGGAGCGAAATTCCATCAACGCTAACTCATCTCGATGGAGTGCTAAAAATTTACGGACGGAAGGATGAGCCCCTCCTGTTAAAACTATTTTTGCACCCGGGTGTAATTTAGTTAATCCCACTGCCGCCCCAAGGGCATCAAAATCAGCAGTTTGATGACATAAGATTAAATCCACAATAAATATATTTGAGTCCCTAGCAAGTATTAATGTTTCAATCCCTAAAAGGTATTAATAAGAGTTTAAACTAGAAAGAATAGCTAAGTACAGGACAAAAATTTTATAGTATGGATAAATTCATCATGTTTGAGGTCTAAATCCATCAAAGACATCGCAGTGGCTATTTCCTGTGAATATAAACTAAGATTTTTTATGACATTTTGATTAGGTAAAGGACGTTTTGCTTCCGAGATAATATTAGTATCTAACAAATATTTTAGGCTCATAAAATGACATCCCTACCCGGTGATTTATCTCGTAAATTGTCAAAAGTATCATCATCCAGAGATTCTAAATCAACCCGACGGCGAAAATCTTGTAAAGCTGACCAAAAACCTTGTTTTTCCTTGCCTAAATCCACTTTTAAATCATCCACTGTTTCCACTTTAGCAGTGCTAGGGGTGATCGCTTCTTCTAACTCACTCTCATTAGGTAAATCTTCACCCTTTGTTAATTGAGAGCGACGTTGACGCAGAATTTCTAATAGGTTATCTTGCTCTTGTGCTGATAATTGGTCAAAGGATTTAATCATTTGTTCGATCGTCATTATTTCACCTCCAAAATGTTATTAAGTCATACCATTATAAAAAAGGAGTTTCAATCCCTAAGAGGTATTAATAAGAGTTTAAACTATTCTCGAAAAGATTATGTTAATGCGAGAAGATGTATTAACGGCACTGATAAAGCAAGAGAAATTGCTAATATTGCCAAGAAGTGGGAAATTAAATTATAAATTTTAACCAATGGTAATTGCAACAAAAAAAGGGGTTTTATCACCCCTTTAATATTGCTTAAATAGTAAAATCAGGAAACAAAAATCTAAAAATTGCCAGTAAAATACCCCCAATAATGGCAACCCCTGCCCCACGATAAACAAACTCTAAATTAACCAATCTCTTATCTAAACCCTCAAAATTAGTTTTAAAATTGCTCTCCACACTATTTAACTTTTCATCAAGTTTAGCAACATTGATTTTGACCTCATTAACTTCATTAGTTAAATGATCAATTTTGTTTTCTAACTTGTCAATTTTCCCTTCCAAACGGACGAGAATATCAGCAATATTTACCTCAATAGTTTGATTCATATTACCCCCAATAATATTTGCTTAATCCGATCATAATAGGTTTCCAGATTTGTTGATAAGTTTCCCTGATGGTTTTTACCAAACATGTTTCAATCCCTAAGAGGTATTAATAAGAGTTTAAACAAAAGATAAAAGGAGGTGAGTTAATCCACTTAAAAGTTTCAATCCCTAAGAGGTATTAATAAGAGTTTAAACGAAAAGTTGCAAGGTTTAAAAGGTTGCTTACGGTTTCAATCCCTAAGAGGTATTAATAAGAGTTTAAACGGGATAGACTTAATTAAAGAATTTGAGGGCTTTAGTTTCAATCCCTAAGAGGTATTAATAAGAGTTTAAAC
This is a stretch of genomic DNA from Cyanobacterium aponinum PCC 10605. It encodes these proteins:
- a CDS encoding type II toxin-antitoxin system Phd/YefM family antitoxin, giving the protein MTIEQMIKSFDQLSAQEQDNLLEILRQRRSQLTKGEDLPNESELEEAITPSTAKVETVDDLKVDLGKEKQGFWSALQDFRRRVDLESLDDDTFDNLRDKSPGRDVIL
- a CDS encoding CBS domain-containing protein; protein product: MDLILCHQTADFDALGAAVGLTKLHPGAKIVLTGGAHPSVRKFLALHRDELALMEFRSVNPALIRHLFIVDTQRRDRIGKAVEWLELDNVKSVTIYDHHEENGQISADNFLKYIEKVGSCSTIICELLQQKSIGLNSVEATAMALGIHVDTGSLTFEQTTPRDALALAWLMTQDVNIRTLGEYVEPSLAPALRKLLPHALKSIQSLTVNGYTISWLLVETPHFIPGLSNLTSRIIDLVETDVLLFGHYYGHNVEKQKQGKLTIIGRSSLESVNLAQIFTAFTGGGHSSAASFTLRCPNPHDIIEQLLTQIENQIPSPLTARDLMAYPVRTIRPYTTIEEAQRILLRYGHSGLVVVNKEKELVGVISRRDIDLALHHGFSHAPVKGYMTKNVQVINPETALSEIEELMVKNDIGRLPVMENGQLIGIVTRTDVLRHLHSARLNSHPNSSNNLPLVSCLLPSLEKKLHPPIWKLLQQTATYAQQQGWHLYLVGGGVRDLLLTDNHTTLNLQDIDLVVDGFHRATTPEAGVKLAEALQAIYPQSRLSIHGQFQTAALLWHKDPQLGSLWLDIATARTEFYPYPAANPEVESSSIRQDLYRRDFTINALAVRLTQPHQGELLDFFGGVEDVRSHFIRVLHPNSFIEDPTRIYRAVRFAVRLNFDIETQTREYIDYAVNSGVFERVSLEKNSIPALTTRLKAELTYILQAQYWQPALKLLQEVGALRCLHRNCQITPNLWWQIRCLDRWLKYYHADSYNPSVSSWLLRLEIILSSFPEGVIVANNLELPKESIQRLSHLSENNEKIKHYLPTCQNISEKVEFLANYQSITLLLIAVKNSKPIRRTIWNYLMHWSKVKSPLDGKDLQKLGYKPSKLYKEILNKVLALYLDGKIKNQREAENFVLKNYPMNN
- the gcvH gene encoding glycine cleavage system protein GcvH; its protein translation is MTLEYPEDLRYLDSHEYVRLDGEIATIGITAFAIEELGDIVFLELPELGDAIEVEDNIGTIESVKAVSEIYAPVAGTVIDRNDMLIESPEAIADDPYGEGWLIKVRLDNPDDELENTLSVQEYRSLIEPEE